Proteins encoded by one window of Emys orbicularis isolate rEmyOrb1 chromosome 15, rEmyOrb1.hap1, whole genome shotgun sequence:
- the BSX gene encoding brain-specific homeobox protein homolog: MNLHFTSPVHPVSAPRPTSFFIEDILLHKPKSLREVPPEHFSSPLASRVPLLDYGYPLMPTPTLLAPHPHHALHKPEHHHPYFLTTSGMPVPALFQHHPHAELPGKHCRRRKARTVFSDSQLSGLEKRFEMQRYLSTPERVELAAALSLSETQVKTWFQNRRMKHKKQLRKTQDDPKNPSGEECLEQSSSEPELTDKASSDPRKASQQPAFLLEENEDEVDIIEDGDICATPHLI, from the exons ATGAACCTCCACTTTACCTCCCCAGTTCATCCCGTCTCCGCGCCAAGGCCGACCTCCTTCTTCATCGAAGACATTTTGCTCCACAAGCCCAAGTCCTTGAGAGAGGTCCCTCCAGAGCACTTCTCCAGCCCCTTAGCCTCCAGGGTTCCCCTCCTGGACTATGGATACCCTCTGATGCCCACACCCACCCTCCTGGCACCCCATCCGCACCATGCGCTCCACAAGCCTGAGCATCACCATCCGTACTTCTTAACCACCTCGG GCATGCCCGTGCCCGCCCTCTTCCAGCACCACCCGCACGCCGAGCTGCCCGGCAAGCACTGCCGCCGCCGCAAAGCCCGCACCGTCTTCTCCGACTCGCAGCTCTCCGGGCTGGAGAAGAGGTTCGAGATGCAACGCTACCTGTCCACCCCGGAGCGCGTGGAGCTGGCCGCCGCCCTCAGCCTCTCCGAGACGCAG GTAAAAACGTGGTTCCAGAACAGAAGAATGAAGCACAAAAAGCAACTGAGGAAAACCCAAGACGACCCGAAGAACCCCAGCGGGGAGGAGTGCCTGGAGCAGAGCTCGAGCGAGCCTGAACTGACCGACAAAGCCAGCTCGGACCCCCGCAAGGCCAGCCAGCAGCCCGCCTTCCTGCTGGAGGAGAACGAAGATGAGGTGGACATCATTGAGGATGGGGATATTTGCGCCACCCCGCATCTAATATAG